In a single window of the Streptococcus ilei genome:
- the secG gene encoding preprotein translocase subunit SecG → MTKPLITILLVLSVLIIIAIFMQPTKNQSSNVFDASSNDLFERSKARGFEAVMQRLTGVMIFLWLLIAMILMVLSSK, encoded by the coding sequence ATGACTAAACCGTTGATTACTATTTTATTGGTACTATCTGTATTAATTATTATCGCTATCTTCATGCAACCAACTAAAAATCAATCTAGCAACGTATTCGATGCAAGTTCAAATGATTTGTTCGAACGTTCAAAAGCTCGTGGATTCGAAGCAGTGATGCAACGACTAACAGGAGTAATGATTTTCCTTTGGTTACTCATTGCGATGATTTTAATGGTATTATCCAGTAAATAA